A single window of Salvia splendens isolate huo1 chromosome 8, SspV2, whole genome shotgun sequence DNA harbors:
- the LOC121745711 gene encoding uncharacterized protein LOC121745711, whose product MGFSPIYSSRLLNSPTPSPLSTLLTSATFRIPQPPPPICVDSTPPQLPLPQNRPALSCLHAIFNKSSRSKMTKRGRPRAQASQEAEKRLRSDIDDAVDENCGLE is encoded by the exons ATGGGG TTTTCTCCCATTTACTCCAGCCGACTCCTCAACTCTCCCACTCCTTCCCCTCTCTCAACCCTACTTACATCCGCCACATTTCGAATTCCACAGCCTCCGCCACCGATTTGCGTCGATTCCACTCCACCGCAGTTACCGCTGCCACAAAATCGACCGGCGTTGTCGTGTTTGCACGCCATATTCAACAAATCGAGCAG atcaaaaatgacaaaaagaggTCGTCCCCGCGCGCAAGCATCGCAGGAAGCAG agaagcgGCTAAGATCAGACATTGACGATGCAGTTGACGAGAATTGTGGTTTGGAGTGA
- the LOC121743711 gene encoding DEAD-box ATP-dependent RNA helicase 20-like translates to MSYVPPHLRNSSANPVSAAKTLVNGNSDHFLSKQLNGSYSQFASAKSNNNNGNSINLWNAGSRSSGNYASSVPEPVSPQWQPSDRVMQLNAEQVKEVCMRLNVDATVPPDSQPAPAPIESFTDMNLHASIMKDIAFHGYTTPTSIQAQAMPVALSGRDLLGCAETGSGKTAAFTIPMIQHCLAQPPIRRGDGPLALVLAPTRELAQQIEKEVKAFSRSLDSFKTAIVVGGTNISEQRSELRAGVSIVVATPGRFIDHLQQGNTSLLRISFVILDEADRMLDMGFEPQIREVMQSIPKKHQTLLFSATMPVEIEELAQEYLTDPVRIKVGKVSSPTANVSQVLEKVPENEKIDRLLDMLVEAAAQSQKCSHSFPLTIVFVERKSRCDEVADALIQQGLQAASLHGGRSQSEREAALHDFRHGPTRILVATDVASRGLDVTGVAHVINLDLPKTMEDYVHRIGRTGRAGSTGQATSFYTDRDMFLVAQIKKAIQDVESGNSLTFATGKTARRKEREAIAASKDSKLTLSKLSLVGSTAINVEDKYRHMMVPAVGRKEGSADDAWDD, encoded by the exons ATGTCGTATGTTCCTCCTCACCTGAGAAACTCTTCCGCTAACCCCGTCTCAGCCGCCAAAACCCTAGTAAACGGCAACTCCGATCATTTTCTCTCCAAGCAGCTCAACGGCTCTTACTCTCAATTTGCTTCCGCTAAAAGCAACAATAACAATGGCAACTCTATTAATTTGTGGAATGCCGGTTCTCGGAGCTCCGGAAATTACGCCTCATCGGTGCCGGAGCCGGTTTCTCCGCAATGGCAGCCGTCCGACCGTGTTATGCAGCTGAATGCGGAACAG GTCAAGGAGGTTTGCATGAGGCTTAACGTTGATGCTACAGTTCCACCAGATTCACAACCTGCACCAGCTCCTATTGAGTCATTTACTGACATG AATTTGCATGCTAGCATCATGAAAGACATAGCATTTCATGGATATACCACCCCAACGTCAATTCAAGCTCAGGCTATGCCAGTGGCTCTAAGTGGAAGGGATCTTTTGGGTTGTGCAGAAACTGGTAGTGGTAAAACAGCTGCATTCACCATACCTATGATACAG CATTGCCTGGCCCAGCCTCCTATTCGGCGTGGAGATGGACCATTGGCATTAGTATTAGCCCCAACCAGAGAGCTGGCTCAACAAATAGAGAAAGAA GTGAAAGCCTTCAGCCGATCTTTGGACTCATTCAAAACTGCAATTGTTGTGGGTGGAACAAACATTTCTGAGCAg AGGTCTGAGCTGCGGGCAGGGGTTAGTATAGTAGTTGCCACTCCTGGAAGATTTATTGACCATCTTCAACAGGGAAATACTTCTTTATTGAGGATATCATTTGTCATTCTGGACGAAGCTGATAGGATGCTTGACATGGGATTTGAGCCTCAGATAAGAGAG GTGATGCAAAGTATTCCCAAGAAACATCAAACTTTGCTCTTCAGTGCTACAATGCCAGTTGAGATTGAAGAGTTAGCACAG GAATACTTAACAGATCCAGTACGGATAAAAGTTGGAAAAGTCAGCAGCCCAACAGCAAATGTATCCCAAGTTTTGGAGAAGGTACCAGAAAATGAGAAG ATTGACAGGCTGCTAGATATGCTTGTTGAGGCAGCTGCCCAATCTCAAAAGTGTAGCCACTCATTCCCCTTGACCATCGTTTTTGTGGAACGGAAG AGCAGATGTGATGAAGTTGCTGACGCATTGATTCAACAAGGTCTGCAAGCAGCTTCTCTTCATGGTGGTCGTAGTCAAAGTGAGAGGGAGGCTGCTCTCCATGATTTTAGACATGGTCCTACTAGGATACTG GTTGCTACAGATGTTGCATCGCGGGGATTGGACGTTACTGGGGTTGCTCATGTCATCAATTTGGATCTTCCAAAG ACCATGGAAGATTATGTACACCGGATTGGAAGAACTGGTCGTGCAGGATCAACGGGCCAAGCTACATCGTTTTATACTGATCGTGACATG TTTCTTGTAGCTCAAATAAAGAAAGCAATCCAAGATGTCGAGTCTGGTAATTCCTTAACTTTCGCAACTGGaaag ACTGCAAGAAGAAAGGAGAGAGAAGCTATAGCTGCTTCAAAGGATTCAAAGCTTACACTATCAAAGCTGTCATTGGTGGGTTCAACGGCAATAAATGTGGAGGACAAATACAGGCATATGATGGTCCCTGCAGTAGGCAGGAAAGAGGGCTCTGCAGATGACGCCTGGGATGACTGA